In Daphnia pulex isolate KAP4 chromosome 7, ASM2113471v1, one genomic interval encodes:
- the LOC124197270 gene encoding uncharacterized protein LOC124197270: MGLREQEINQVTSSSALPLTFGPGITELGFKERILIKWGDTFKDRSTLTTILLLLAYFFHTVSRLMGHILSPYIFGCWLTLRVCCYLLLCTFVKNRHNKTNYNQMDLLRIAFFQMLTCWYHSEKDADATYRSRRRCQSDESDNQSLVWQVSISSYYRVCFIESVLLMAVANRFYFMLSTFEGLHEFWLAHICLWIVQIGSFFGSIFLFSLVPSCLF, encoded by the exons ATGGGATTGAGGGAACAGGAAATTAATCAGGTTACAAGTTCATCAGCTCTCCCGTTGACTTTCGGACCTGGAATAACCGAACTCGGTTTCAAGGAAAGGATATTAATAAAATGGGGTGACACTTTTAAAGACAGGTCAACTCTAACCACCATTTTGCTGCTTTTAGCGTATTTCTTTCATACAG tttctCGCCTCATGGGCCACATTTTATCCCCGTATATTTTCGGTTGTTGGCTTACTTTGCGTGTTTGCTGTTACCTATTATTATGCACGTTTGTTAAAAACCGGCATAATAAGACAAATTATAATCAAATGGACTTGCTGAGAATTGCATTCTTCCAAATGTTAACTTGTTGGTATCATTCTGAAAAAGACGCCGATGCCACATACCGAAGCAGACGCCGATGCCAATCAGACGAATCAGACAATCAATCCTTAGTCTGGCAAGTCTCTATAAGTTCCTATTACCGG GTCTGTTTTATTGAGAGTGTACTTCTCATGGCTGTGGCCAATAGATTTTACTTCATGCTTTCCACTTTCGAGGGGTTACATGAATTTTGGCTTGCACATATTTGCCTTTGGATCGTCCAAATCGGGTCGTTTTTTGGCagtatctttttattttcattggtTCCGTCATGCTTGTTTTAA
- the LOC124197271 gene encoding cell wall integrity and stress response component 1-like produces MSVFPMLLLGLTLWLVNGSPTPKSSDEPTWAAREAKQIMLPMHFPGQFADFNDYVVPSIQTNGYTIHNGQVNTFSHVDPPAHVYRHYYGFNPFYMAPVVPAQGRIGFAALASFFSQIFGGGSSSSSSSTTSSSSSSSSSSTTSSTPSSSTSSTTSSTSSTSSTSSTTSSTSSTTSSTSSTTSSSSSTSGATRAAPVRTVLFVPVPAIVTATRLP; encoded by the exons ATGTCTGTTTTCCCTATGTTGCTG TTGGGATTGACTTTGTGGCTGGTAAATGGAAGTCCGACACCAAAGTCATCTGACGAACCTACGTGGGCCGCAAGGGAGGCCAAACAAATCATGCTACCCATGCATTTTCCAGGACAATTTGCAGATTTCAACGATTACG TGGTTCCCAGTATTCAAACAAACGGGTATACAATCCACAACGGTCAAGTAAACACTTTCAGCCATGTCGATCCTCCTGCGCACGTCTACCGCCATTATTACG GATTTAACCCATTCTATATGGCACCTGTTGTACCAGCACAAGGCAGGATTGGATTTGCTGCACTTGCGtcctttttttcacaaatttttggcggcggtagcagcagcagctcatctTCAACAACTTCGTCCAGCTcctcaagttcttcttcttctaccacTAGTTCCACGCCTAGTTCTTCCACTAGTTCCACGACTAGTTCCACCTCTAGCACTTCCTCCACTAGTTCCACAACTAGTTCCACTTCCTCCACGACTAGTTCCACTTCTTCCACCACTTCCTCTAGCTCTTCAACCAGTGGCGCCACCAGAGCTGCTCCTGTAAGGACTGTCTTGTTCGTTCCGGTACCGGCCATCGTCACTGCCACTCGACTGCcctaa
- the LOC124197241 gene encoding 4-aminobutyrate aminotransferase, mitochondrial-like isoform X1 produces the protein MALSRLNTFTTKSSLFRQLPQNAKCLSNLILGEPSGPSVKTPIPGPKSKEMISELNTIQFANTVIYFTDYNKSIGNYIVDVDGNVLLDVYTQISSLPLGYNHPDLLKVLQDPDNQRTFINRPSLGLFPGQGWPQKLTSSLLSVAPKGHSQVTTMACGSCSNENAFKAAFMWYRNKQRGGAPITEEENTSCMMNVAPGSTPFTIMSFKGGFHGRTIGVLSTTHSKAIHKLDIPALDWPIASFPRYKYPLEEFAEENKAEDRKCLAEVEEEFERFNKSGRYVAGVVIEPVQAEGGDNHASPEFFQELQRITKKVPVFWFCSKNCNCRFNSVPFFLKKKKQNGAALIIDEVQTGGGATGKYWCHEHFHLPEPADFVTFSKKMLTGGYYSLPEFRPQQGYRIFNTWMGEPSKVLLLDKVIEVIKRDNLLSIVQASGKKLMDGLMDMSKRYPQHVKNVRGIGTFCAFDSSSAEKRDEIVAKLKEKGIQSGGCGDLSLRIRPALVFQPYHADIFLEKFEKVLKKIKTV, from the exons atggcCCTAAGCAGGTTAAATACATTTACCACTAAATCTAGTCTTTTCAGGCAACTACCGCAAAATGCCAAATGCCTGTCAAACCTCATACTCGGGGAACCCTCAGGCCCAAGTGTCAAGACTCCCATTCCTGGTCCCAAATCCAAGGAAATGATCAGCGAACTCAACACTATCCAGTTTGCCAACACTGTCATCTACTTCACCGACTACAACAAGAGCATAGGAAATTACATTGTCGATGTCGATGGCAATGTTTTGCTGGACGTTTACACCCAAATCTCTTCCCTGCCACTGGGTTACAATCACCCTGATCTTCTCAAAGTTCTGCAAGATCCCGACAACCAAAGAACTTTCATCAACAGGCCGTCCTTAGGTCTCTTTCCAGGGCAAGGCTGGCCTCAAAAGCTAACCAGCAGTTTGTTGTCTGTAGCTCCTAAAGGCCATTCTCAG GTGACAACAATGGCCTGTGGCTCTTGCTCCAACGAGAATGCCTTCAAAGCCGCCTTCATGTGGTATCGAAACAAGCAACGAGGAGGAGCACCCATCACCGAAGAGGAAAACACCAGCTGCATGATGAACGTTGCTCCTGGCTCGACGCCATTCACCATCATGTCGTTCAAAG GTGGTTTCCACGGCCGAACGATTGGAGTTCTTTCAACAACCCACTCTAAAGCGATTCACAAGCTGGATATTCCCGCTCTGGATTGGCCTATTGCCAGTTTCCCGCGGTACAAGTACCCACTTGAAGAATTCGCCGAGGAAAATAAAGCCGAGGATCGCAAATGCCTGGCCGAAGTGGAAGAGGAATTTGAACGTTTCAACAAATCCGGCAGATATGTGGCCGGTGTGGTCATCGAGCCCGTTCAAGCCGAAGGAGGTGACAACCACGCCTCACCGGAATTCTTCCAGGAGCTCCAGCGCATCACCAAAAAGGTCCCggtgttttggttttgttccAAAAATTGCAATTGTCGCTTTAattctgttcctttttttctaaaaaaaaaaaaacagaatggAGCAGCTCTCATCATCGACGAGGTCCAAACAGGTGGAGGAGCTACTGGCAAATATTGGTGCCATGAGCACTTCCACTTGCCCGAACCGGCGGATTTCGTCACGTTCAGCAAGAAGATGCTCACCGGAGGATATTACAGCTTGCCTGAATTCAG ACCTCAACAAGGATACAGGATTTTCAACACGTGGATGGGCGAGCCGTCCAAAGTGTTGTTGCTGGACAAAGTTATCGAGGTCATCAAGCGTGATAATCTATTGAGCATTGTCCAAGCATCCG GCAAAAAACTAATGGACGGACTGATGGACATGTCGAAACGCTACCCTCAACATGTGAAGAACGTACGAGGCATCGGCACATTCTGCGCCTTTGATTCCAGCAGTGCCGAGAAGCGCGACGAGATTGTAGccaaattgaaagaaaagg gcatTCAATCCGGAGGATGTGGTGATTTATCGCTTCGTATAAGACCAGCCCTGGTGTTCCAGCCGTATCACGCCGACATCTTTCTCGAGAAGTTTGAGAaggttttgaagaaaatcaaaactgtCTAG
- the LOC124197241 gene encoding 4-aminobutyrate aminotransferase, mitochondrial-like isoform X2 → MALSRLNTFTTKSSLFRQLPQNAKCLSNLILGEPSGPSVKTPIPGPKSKEMISELNTIQFANTVIYFTDYNKSIGNYIVDVDGNVLLDVYTQISSLPLGYNHPDLLKVLQDPDNQRTFINRPSLGLFPGQGWPQKLTSSLLSVAPKGHSQVTTMACGSCSNENAFKAAFMWYRNKQRGGAPITEEENTSCMMNVAPGSTPFTIMSFKGGFHGRTIGVLSTTHSKAIHKLDIPALDWPIASFPRYKYPLEEFAEENKAEDRKCLAEVEEEFERFNKSGRYVAGVVIEPVQAEGGDNHASPEFFQELQRITKKNGAALIIDEVQTGGGATGKYWCHEHFHLPEPADFVTFSKKMLTGGYYSLPEFRPQQGYRIFNTWMGEPSKVLLLDKVIEVIKRDNLLSIVQASGKKLMDGLMDMSKRYPQHVKNVRGIGTFCAFDSSSAEKRDEIVAKLKEKGIQSGGCGDLSLRIRPALVFQPYHADIFLEKFEKVLKKIKTV, encoded by the exons atggcCCTAAGCAGGTTAAATACATTTACCACTAAATCTAGTCTTTTCAGGCAACTACCGCAAAATGCCAAATGCCTGTCAAACCTCATACTCGGGGAACCCTCAGGCCCAAGTGTCAAGACTCCCATTCCTGGTCCCAAATCCAAGGAAATGATCAGCGAACTCAACACTATCCAGTTTGCCAACACTGTCATCTACTTCACCGACTACAACAAGAGCATAGGAAATTACATTGTCGATGTCGATGGCAATGTTTTGCTGGACGTTTACACCCAAATCTCTTCCCTGCCACTGGGTTACAATCACCCTGATCTTCTCAAAGTTCTGCAAGATCCCGACAACCAAAGAACTTTCATCAACAGGCCGTCCTTAGGTCTCTTTCCAGGGCAAGGCTGGCCTCAAAAGCTAACCAGCAGTTTGTTGTCTGTAGCTCCTAAAGGCCATTCTCAG GTGACAACAATGGCCTGTGGCTCTTGCTCCAACGAGAATGCCTTCAAAGCCGCCTTCATGTGGTATCGAAACAAGCAACGAGGAGGAGCACCCATCACCGAAGAGGAAAACACCAGCTGCATGATGAACGTTGCTCCTGGCTCGACGCCATTCACCATCATGTCGTTCAAAG GTGGTTTCCACGGCCGAACGATTGGAGTTCTTTCAACAACCCACTCTAAAGCGATTCACAAGCTGGATATTCCCGCTCTGGATTGGCCTATTGCCAGTTTCCCGCGGTACAAGTACCCACTTGAAGAATTCGCCGAGGAAAATAAAGCCGAGGATCGCAAATGCCTGGCCGAAGTGGAAGAGGAATTTGAACGTTTCAACAAATCCGGCAGATATGTGGCCGGTGTGGTCATCGAGCCCGTTCAAGCCGAAGGAGGTGACAACCACGCCTCACCGGAATTCTTCCAGGAGCTCCAGCGCATCACCAAAAAG aatggAGCAGCTCTCATCATCGACGAGGTCCAAACAGGTGGAGGAGCTACTGGCAAATATTGGTGCCATGAGCACTTCCACTTGCCCGAACCGGCGGATTTCGTCACGTTCAGCAAGAAGATGCTCACCGGAGGATATTACAGCTTGCCTGAATTCAG ACCTCAACAAGGATACAGGATTTTCAACACGTGGATGGGCGAGCCGTCCAAAGTGTTGTTGCTGGACAAAGTTATCGAGGTCATCAAGCGTGATAATCTATTGAGCATTGTCCAAGCATCCG GCAAAAAACTAATGGACGGACTGATGGACATGTCGAAACGCTACCCTCAACATGTGAAGAACGTACGAGGCATCGGCACATTCTGCGCCTTTGATTCCAGCAGTGCCGAGAAGCGCGACGAGATTGTAGccaaattgaaagaaaagg gcatTCAATCCGGAGGATGTGGTGATTTATCGCTTCGTATAAGACCAGCCCTGGTGTTCCAGCCGTATCACGCCGACATCTTTCTCGAGAAGTTTGAGAaggttttgaagaaaatcaaaactgtCTAG